The Toxoplasma gondii ME49 chromosome XI, whole genome shotgun sequence region TCCCAGTTTTTGTCAATCATTCACGTGAGAAACTCTAAACACACAATGCCTCAGTTTGGTTCGCACCACGTTCACGCTCTCCTCAAGAAGCAGATTGTCTGTGCGACGACTGAGAAGACAGTTTTGTATAAAGTCGACAGCGATAAAGCCAACTTGAGCTCGCCACAAAGAGACGCTCTTTGGTACCCCTCGATATTGTGCTGGGAGACTGGGGAAGCGCAGTCTAGGCTGAAAAcgggtgcatgcacccgCGCGCTGAATTGGACAAGCGTGTGACTTTGTCAACGACATCCTGGAGAGTTTTAAAGGAGATGTGTGCGCACGTGAGGTGCCGAAGtccccttcgctcttctctgtgctttATCGCGTCCTGAGAAAGGATATGCTCGGTGGTGGCTTTGTTGAGAGGTCGAGAACGCCCCCCCGACGGCAAACGCGCCAGCATGAGTCACAGCCACACCGCGACCCTCCTGCAGCGAAGACTTTTAGTTGGGCATTCCCGCCTGTTTTTGTTCCGGAATTTCAGACATTTTCACCTTGTTTCAGGTCTATGATGTGAATATTCCTTAAGAAAATGTtcgcagaaacgaaacgacATCAATCGATGGAGATCTGCGGCGAGACCGGCAAGGTGTGCATCTGAGCAATGCTACCCCGCTCACGGATCGCTTTGGAGCTCGGCGTGGCCGGGCCAAGTGTATGGATTTCCAAAGTCGCATTTGATTTGTCGATCTGATCTGTAGGTAGACCGTGCACACCGTTCCTTAAGtacctttttctgtgtcctcACTTTTCATGGCTTCCAGTTCCGCATCCTTGTCCCGGCAGTTGTCCCTGACGATTGCATCCGCCGTGTCGTGCCAGCGAACGCAGTCTGCGTTCTCGACAAACCGTCCCCGTGTGGATTTCCCCGTACTGTACAGATGGAGCTCTTGCTGTCTGTCCACGTCTGCTGTCCGGCGCGTCGCGGGTGAGCGTGCCCAGGGTGAGTCCGGTTCATTTTCAAAAAACACAGATGCTCCTGAAAGGACTCGCGAGACGCGCGCCGACGGTGACAGCTCTTCACAAGGTGTTAATCTGAGTGGCGGAACGGCTGACTCGCGGTTTGCTTGTGTGGAGGGAAGATGTACCGGGCAGAAGCAGGCAGAGAGTTGCCGACACACGTGTTTCAGCCAGGATGGACGCCCGAACAGCGGCGCTGGGGCTTTCCGGAGGTcgggagaaggcgggagcGCGTCACCGACTTCTTCAAAAAACCCAGCGCTTCGCGGGTCGGTTACTCCAATGCATCGTGCTTACCGCTTCGACAGAATTCTGGACTCGACAGAAGCAGACCCTCAGACCGTGGCGTACCTCGACAGGCTCGCGATGACGGGGTTGAAGACGCTGGAGGTGCCACAAGACGTGAAAACGAAACTCGAGGTTTTGCTCAAGCAAGTCAGTCAAAAGCGAGACTTGGAAAACATGGGCCGGTTCATCATGGCAAAACTCACTGCGCGCACCTCCGTCGAGCTGCCGAGAGTGCTGCCCTCGCGGCTGTTGCACAATCCGCACGGTGACGACGCGTCACCCGACCCcagagacgaggcagaagacgggACTGACACAGAGGGTGGAAAGGCCGACGACTACGAAGCCGCTGCAGCCCACTCTGACCAAGAGGCACTCGCTTTCGCTGAAGACCGGAGGCACCGTCTTTTCAGGAAGTTCATGGGAAGCCACTCCCCCGTCAGCGCCGCAGCGTACACCGCCCACCGGTACGCGGCCGTGTACGCTTCCTTGGTCAGAATTCTGTCAGAAATCAAGCTGCGCGCGCCAGACTTCAAACCGAGGAGAGTCATGGAACTGCAGGCGGGTTTCGCGGCGGGCCTCATGGCAACGTACCAGATCTGGGGTTCGAGTCTCGGCGACTTGCCCGCCGATGCGGCGCTCGCAGCCAGCCACACTTCTTCTGAGTGCGGATCGTCTGAGGGGAAATCGGCGGCTGCTGGCGAGCCGAGAGCGAGCGGCGATACTGCGAGTGGCTTCGAGTACCTCTTGGCCGTCGAGAGATCCGTGCACCTCGCGAACGTCGGAAAGTACCTGACGGCCGAGTTCGTGCCGAAAGTCAACTGGCAACTGGGATTGTACGAAGAGGGCACTGAAGAAAGTTCGGGCGTCGACACATCCGGGGCAGACAAAGCGTCGACCTCGGGGCAGCGGCGGCGCCTGGACCTGGTAATCATGCCGCACTGTTTGCTGAGTTCTGTCGACGGCCAGGAAAGTCGCCACATGCTCGTGCGAAACGTATGGAACCGCCTGAGTCACGGCGGCGTTCTGGTCCTGGCAGAGCGAGGCACACCGACAGGCTTCCGTGCCATCCACGCGGTTCGCGAGCTGTTCATCAAAGAGCTGGGCGTCGGAAAGTTCCACTTTCTGGCACCCTGTCCCCACGAAAGCATTTGCCCTCTGGCACTGACTGGCCGAGACTGGTGCCACTTTGCTCAGCGCGTGCGCAGGCTGCCGCACCACCTCTACTGCAAGGGCAGCCGGGCAAAGAACGTGGAGGAAGACAAGTTCTCGTTCCTCGTCGTCCGGAAAATGGAGGGTCCGCGGCGCAAGTACGTGTCGGAAGGCGAGTGCGCTTCTCTGGAGGAACAGAGCCACTTCTGGCCTCGCGTGGTGATGCCCGTCGTGAAGGCCGGCCAACACTGTCTTCTCGACGTCTGCGCTCGACCTCACACCTTCGAGAGAGTCGCCGTCAGCAAGAGCATGCCGCACGGCGCTGGTTACAAATTCGCCAGAAAGGCTGCCTGGGGAGATCTGTGGAGGTTTCCCAGGAGGGTGATCCGGCCAGAAGCTCGCGGGTACACCAGCGAAGAAATGCAGCAGCATCTACTGCGACTCGCCGCAAAAAATCGCGCGAAGGAAGCCAGGGGTCGTGAAGGTTCCGAACAGGTCGGATCCAGGGAAGAACGCGAACGCTTGGAAGACGAATTCGTCAGGTTCTTCGGGAACTAAGAAAACAGTTCTAAACCAGTTTGTAACAGCGATTCAGAGCGTTCCTGAATGGTGCGTTCGAGCATGTTTTGCGGGGTTTAGAAAGCCACAAACTTGTGGTTTGGTAGCATTTGTGTCAACGCGCCAATGACCGACAAAAACCGGCGCAACTCATGTGATTAACTTAACAGCTGTGGCTGTCTTCAGCAGTCCCCGGAATCTCGTCAGGTTTGGCGCTACTGCGAAACTTCCGTCTTCCCGCGAGAGCTCCTTGGAGCTGTTTTCTGAGGTTTCTTGCTAGTGGGAAAGCTCTGCGACGATTCTTGCGAGGTGGGACTTCTCTGTCAGTTTTCCTAAACAACAAACACTAGTTCATTTTCAGGGACGTGGACATCCTGTTACAGGGGAAGGAATATCGTCCACTAGTGGCAGCAGGGACCAAGAACAGGAGTTCTGCTGCTCTGAAAAGGAATAGAGTGTCTTCTATGTGCAGCAAAAGCCTTAGCAGCTTATCTACTGCTTCATACCACTAACGCGTACTTTTACCAAACGCCGTGTGTTCAAGCAACAGAACCACGCAACCGCACATCGTTAGtagggagaaggaagcgagcaTGCAGTGTTGGCACCTTCGGCCTTGAACTAGAACCGTACAGAAGGGTTTCCCTATTCAAATGTAAGGCGTTCCTGGAATGGACTCAGACACACCGAATGTTCCGAACCCATGCTAGCACAATAAAACGGATCCGGCAAACAAGGACATTCAAGGTGTCTAACAGCAGTCACTCCACCGCTCGAGTAAGTATCCAACACGCCTTTAGTTACAACTGTACGGGACGAAACAAGTCTCCAGGCAAAGAATTTAATATTCTCTCCTAGTCCTAGTTCCGCCTGGTAACCATAGTCAACGAATGGCGGCAGAAGCACTGAACAGGAGCCTAGGAGATACACAGAACGAAATTCAATATGATTGCTGGACACTACCACCTTAGATCAGCATTTAGATTGTGGACTGGGATCCTTCTTGGCATAACGTGGAAATCTAATATATGCATCATCTCTGAGACTGGATTATTTATAAGCTTTTgctggggagtatatacgAGTTGGACCACCGGTCATATAAACTACTTTTTCATAAACCTAGGAATTCTATTTTATGATGTGTACAGAGCATAGTTAAGATGATAATTATTGTAGAAATAGAATGTTCCAGGCGTAATATATGGATTACTGTCGAGACAGGATTATTGataagctttttctggggagtggATGAAACAGAACTCGCGTGCAGCAGTCCATGTGCACCTCTTGAAACACATGATCTAAATGCTTCAGTACATACAGTACACGATCAGGTTAAAAAAACGCGTTGCAGTGCGCCTGACTGCTATGAGGCCGACGTTTCCTGGATCGATATCCCTAATTTCTTTATTGCCTCTTTCGTGTGACAAGTTTGTTGACTGCGTTTCAAGCAGGATCTGAAGCTTTACGACACGGCAACGTCCAATCGATAAGCCTGAAAATGTATGAAGCGATATTTTATCTGTTTACCTAGAATTTCACTTCTTGAGACCGCAACAGAACACGTTAGTCTTTCCCCTTCTCACCGCTACATGAACTGATGGCAAAAAATgcatctctctgcagagtcgCATGGGAAAGTGTTTCATGCAAAAATACGTTCTTCAGAAGACCCCGTACATCTTCGTATGTACGGTCTACTGAATGTGTGTTTTCTAACTGCCCGACACAAGCATGCCTTCGTCACAAGATAATTTACTGAACAATGGCAGTTTATGCTTTTCCTCGGCTACGTGTATTCCAGATGAACTACACTCTGTGCACTGGCGTTCCGCACTCTTGTGAGGACAACAGTAGGTTCTGCCAACTCCGCTAATGCCTGTCCATGCGGAAAAGGACACAACGGTGCGACTGAAAACTTTCTTCGACGCTTCGTTCCCTCTGCAACTTGCTGTCTACTCGTGGTCGTCACATTCATGCCCCCATTGCGCACGCTTGCTGTTTCAGCGTTTAAATTCTACTTCAAAAAGCAGGAGCAGGATATAAATTTGGGTGCTGCATGCTACAACCGTTTCCGTTTCTGAACAGTTCCCTCGGTTGTCGATAGGACACGTAACCTTGTGGGTGAGGCGGACAATTTCTCGGCTAAAGAACCCCTTTCTTTGAAACacacttctcttctcgtcgttcCTTCTTGATTTAAACCAGTAGCCCATCTTGTTCCTGTCAAGTTCCCTGTACCTATTGAGCTCACTGCGTGCTCAACGACTTCACAAGTGCTACTAGGAAATAGCACATTGCGACAGTTCTGGGGGAGGCAACTATCGAACCACCAATGCAGATTGGTAAAATAAGTTACCATATCCTGCGTATAAGTGAGCATCGTTCCGAACTGAGTCTCGCTGCCGGGTAGTGTGATGAGATTCCCCGGCAAACCTGGAAAGCGATTCGAGAAGCTCCAGGGAAGACGACGGCAATTTCGAGTCTGTGCGCGATCGTCCGCAGTTGCGCATTCCCTCCTGCAGCACGCATGCGTCAGATGAGCGTGTGGACAAGAGCACATGCATCCGCTGTCGTTTGTTCCCAGTCAATCTGAACTCGTggtgtcttttctcctttaCCAGCCTAGTAATGCTTGTCAAGTTCCCGGGGATTCTACCGTGTCCGCTTCGTTTTGACTACGCTTGGCAGTTGGCGCTGAAACAGACTCCACGTCTATGGCACAGAGAGGTTCATTCCTCAGTGGAAAGCCGGTGCAGTCACCGAATACTGAGTCATCGCAGGAGCGACCATGCGGCGATCTGTGCTCAAAACTCTCTGAAGCAACCAGCTACACAGCCACAAAAACGCCTGTTCCGCGGATCGGACTTGGCCATCCACAGGCAGGTACCTGCCTGTGCCGCCACCGCGAACATGGGAGCAACGCTGTGCGTCCGACGCACTTGCGAAAggcgaacgcatgcagatgtccATTTTCCTCGCGGCAGTCGAGAGTGCGCCACTCGCCTGATAACGGAACGCGTAAAACCTTGAACTTGAAACGCCTTAtttgcctctcttccctATGGCCTGCACGAATGAGGCGCGCCAGGGAAGCGGTGCCGCAGAACAAGTGCCTAGGTCGAGACAGCGCATTTCGAGTAGAATCCATGTTTCTTAACCCAAATAAACCCGGCACCGCGACGGGAAACGCGAACTTCCCTGCTAAacatcccttttctttgcaACTTCCCTTCTCCTCACTTGCCTCAACTCTGCTACCCCACAGGACCCGACGGATTTCTGCTCACAACCCATCAGCCTCTCGAGTCGCCACCAACCCGTGACctgagtgcatgcgacgaACTTCGGAACGCCTGCTCGTGGTATCGCGGCGCTTAACTGGAGTCACCGAACTGAGAAACGTGGGTGGCGCAGCTGCAGTTAAACTCCGCTCTCTGTTGACCGTGCTTCTGGCCAGGTTTGGAGAAGCTCGACCGGCGGTGCGGAGTCTGCAATCAAAAACAACAGGCTCTGCAGACATGAGATCTAAGAAccccaggtgtacatacacccgacgGATCTGCTGAGGCGTCCCAGTGCGCCGAGACACTCTCCAAGAGCGGCTGAGGAAACGCGGAGCTCTTTCTTTGTtgagaaagacaaaaactCCACAAAGAGAGAGCTTTTTTTCCGGCGATCTGGTTTCTGGTCTGCAGTCTGGACTGGCTGACGTGCTGATCGAGAGAATGCGAAAAACAACATAGCCCAAGTCACAGATTGAACCGTTGGAACCGCCGCGAGACTTGCTCTGTGTCTACAAAACAGCGAAACACAAGATGCCGTGTTCGAGCTCCGAAAACGTGCTTCCTTTCCCATCCCTTCGCTTGGCGCATGCACTTCAAACACCTTCACTCTCCAATCCGAAAAGGTCCTTTAGGCACCGCACCCGTCGACGCCGCCATGTGGCTAGGCGGAAGGTCGACTCCTGGCAGGCCTGTGAGCTCAGCAAGCTCAGCCGGAGATATGTCCCTGCACGGAGCAGAAAATGGAAAAACGACACTTGGCAAGAAGTGCAGAAACGACACAAATCAAGGACTGTCCGTAGACTGCGAGAGATGTCTTAATTCCACCAGGCTCCCTTCgtgggagaggcagagactcTTTTTTCCATCCCTATACATCTTTTCAAGCGACTGCGTTTTTTACTATGCGCCACGAGATGGACACCAACCATAAAGTGTGGCACACGGTCGCTAAGTGAAAGTGCGCGTACTCTACTCCACCATGAGTTTTTTTCTTGCAAGTCACTCTAGCATGTTATCAACGAAAGCACCCGCATCGGAGCAACGCCAGTGCGAACAGAAACACCCTTCACGAAAAGAACAGTGTACTCAAGAGAACTCCAGCCGTCATACCCAAGTGGATACAGTCAACGGCACACAACCATCGAAGTCCACTTTCTGAAACCGAAACCAAAAACGGCCACTGCCGTCACTTGCTTCTACATCTGTTGCCCCACCTTCTGAGGAAGTCCTAGACAGACGCTCATGCGTATCGAAACCTGTGATTGGGAACTGTGACTCGGCAGTTTTTCGCGTCAGACAATGGAGATACAGCTATTTGTCTTGTCCACCGCACTCGGCTTACACTCGAGAAAGGCGCATGGCTTCTCCGAAACTCTTAGCGAACATGAGGCTCTGAAGGCGAACAACGAGACACTCCACAAACCTTTTTTCAACATCAGAAACAGCGAATTCCACCGTACATCTGCCACACTGTCTTATCGCCGTGGAGAGACTTCAGCTGGGGCTTAGCGACCATTCTACGAGAGACAGTTCCGACCACAGAACCATGACTTTGCACTCTCAGCGGTTCCTGACAGATCCACGACTCACGGATATCTTTCAGTTCTACCCTGTATTAGGTGATTTGGTCATTTCGGATTCGGTTTCACACTGTCTTTTACCCGATCTAATACTCTGGCGTCTTTCGTTTATAGGGATCTAGGAATGCATCTCAAGTTTCATGTGCCTTAGGCGACAGCGCTCCGTAGTTGCCTGCTTGCACGGaaactcttttttctgcgaaCACGTCAAGAGACTCGTCCTTCCTCGAAAACCAATCCATGTAAGTCTGCAACGCTGACAACATCTGCTCTAAAATCATGTTTAACTTGTGAAACATTCTTAAAAATAGAGATCCTTATCGAGTAAAACAACGCCGGCAATGCTTGTTCCGCCACTGTTAAGAGGCAACGCTGCGGGCGTGGAGGCACTGCGATAAAACGAAGGATCACTTTTAGAAATCCGCGAACTCACTTCAGCGCTCCTAGGTCGCTTGCTGAAATGTTGCTTCCCCTGCCTGCATGCCACGACAagccacagagaaggagatgtCCATCCCAGAGCACTTGATGCAGTTGTTGAATTGGAATGAGACTGGTCTTCAGGAGATCGCATTTTCCTCTAATTCCATTTGTCCTTGCTTGGGGTGGCAGAACTGGAGTTCATCGGGAGTAGCGGGAGCTATTCCTCATCACTCCCCTCCTACTCAGGACTCGACAGAAGCGGATTTCTCTGTTTCATTCTTCACACAAATGACACAGTGAACTCTCACGGGAAAACCCAGAAACTCTGATCTGCCGACGACCCAGAGTTCGCTGTCGAGTCAGACCTGGTCGGCTAAAACATGCATCCcgccgtctccgttttttttgcTGAAAGCCTCGCCATGCATGCGACTACGCTTCGAGTGTGACGACAGGCCGCCTTGTTCATCTTGTAACAAGAAAATAGACGTAGAAGACGGAGGATTCTAGAGACGAAACCATTTAAAAATGTTATCACCACAACGGAAGATGCACTCTAGAAAAGTGGATTTCCTGATGGCGAAAGGTTTTGCGACTGGACCTCATATCAGAGATTCAGAGGAGTAGCAAAAAGGACTTCCAAGAAACACAGCGTCTGTACACTTCACCCGAATAACACACAGAATGCTCTACAGttgcgtcttcgcttccgctGTTCCCCCACAACGTCGCGCGACAAACGCTCGCCTCAactctgctttctgtttccATCCCCTCCGATGAAATGTGTCTCGGAGTTGACCAAAGAACATTTTTCGTACGCACTCACttccatgcatgcatcagGAGATTGGAGGCCCGTGCGCCAACGGCGCGCACAACTGCCggcacctgcatgcagagcgggGAGGTCGAatgaaaaaacgaagagtcTTTGGCAGAAACAACGAAGGTGCACCCGCAGAGACGAATTAAATGGggcaaaagaagacagagtcATTTGCGCGAATGTGCGACCTCCCTTGAACAAGAGCTGGAGAGCGCGCTAACTCTGAACGGAGAGGTCCCCGCTCTCGACTCGGAaaactttttcttctcaggcATTGCTGGACCTCTGCTCGCGCATTTCTCGGACAAATtcaaaaacgcatgcgccaCTCCGATGTGGGAAATCGGGTCCGACGTGGACTCGACGGCAATCCACTTCCTGGGAGCTAGCGCTCACATGCGTAAAAATAAAGAGTTATAATTCACGAAAAACCTGTATCACGGCCCTCCAGTAAAAGTGTGATCTACCGTTGCGCTactcgcctttttcttgcttcttgAGGTCTGGCACTGTTTCCAGAAAGAGTCAAATTCTGAAATTTGAAACTTAATCAACCAAGTAAATATCGAAGTAAATATTGATGAAAGCTGTAAAACAACATCTACTAAATGACACGAATACACAGCCACCGCTCTACTTCATCAACGCAAGTTCAGTTCACCTTctcacatatatacagaaATATGAGAAAAAGTGTTTGCATTCATTGTATACAAGTGTGTTTATCTATGTACGTGCGTCCAT contains the following coding sequences:
- a CDS encoding small ribosomal subunit Rsm22 protein (encoded by transcript TGME49_310710) translates to MASSSASLSRQLSLTIASAVSCQRTQSAFSTNRPRVDFPVLYRWSSCCLSTSAVRRVAGERAQGESGSFSKNTDAPERTRETRADGDSSSQGVNLSGGTADSRFACVEGRCTGQKQAESCRHTCFSQDGRPNSGAGAFRRSGEGGSASPTSSKNPALRGSVTPMHRAYRFDRILDSTEADPQTVAYLDRLAMTGLKTLEVPQDVKTKLEVLLKQVSQKRDLENMGRFIMAKLTARTSVELPRVLPSRLLHNPHGDDASPDPRDEAEDGTDTEGGKADDYEAAAAHSDQEALAFAEDRRHRLFRKFMGSHSPVSAAAYTAHRYAAVYASLVRILSEIKLRAPDFKPRRVMELQAGFAAGLMATYQIWGSSLGDLPADAALAASHTSSECGSSEGKSAAAGEPRASGDTASGFEYLLAVERSVHLANVGKYLTAEFVPKVNWQLGLYEEGTEESSGVDTSGADKASTSGQRRRLDLVIMPHCLLSSVDGQESRHMLVRNVWNRLSHGGVLVLAERGTPTGFRAIHAVRELFIKELGVGKFHFLAPCPHESICPLALTGRDWCHFAQRVRRLPHHLYCKGSRAKNVEEDKFSFLVVRKMEGPRRKYVSEGECASLEEQSHFWPRVVMPVVKAGQHCLLDVCARPHTFERVAVSKSMPHGAGYKFARKAAWGDLWRFPRRVIRPEARGYTSEEMQQHLLRLAAKNRAKEARGREGSEQVGSREERERLEDEFVRFFGN